A DNA window from Aureibaculum sp. 2308TA14-22 contains the following coding sequences:
- a CDS encoding DUF2141 domain-containing protein → MNYLLICFLLLSSNDYNENPELTIKIDNIGLLEGQIRIGVFDKKKGFLKREAAIKHYYITVENTTEIIKINDLPKGDYAFSMFHDENSDDEFNQGFLGIPKEPYGFSNNIKPKFSAPSYEDCKFSLIEDLVLEVTLSD, encoded by the coding sequence ATGAACTACTTACTAATATGTTTTTTGCTTTTATCTAGCAATGATTATAATGAAAATCCTGAATTAACTATTAAAATTGACAATATAGGTCTGCTTGAAGGTCAAATTAGAATTGGAGTTTTTGATAAGAAAAAAGGTTTTTTAAAACGAGAAGCCGCAATTAAACATTATTACATAACTGTTGAAAATACTACAGAAATTATAAAAATAAATGATTTGCCAAAGGGCGATTATGCCTTTTCTATGTTTCATGATGAAAACTCTGATGATGAGTTTAATCAAGGTTTTCTTGGAATTCCGAAAGAACCTTACGGCTTTTCAAATAATATAAAACCGAAATTTTCGGCACCTTCTTATGAAGATTGTAAGTTCTCATTGATTGAAGACCTTGTACTTGAGGTTACACTCAGTGATTAA